A part of Populus alba chromosome 8, ASM523922v2, whole genome shotgun sequence genomic DNA contains:
- the LOC118052368 gene encoding uncharacterized protein, whose translation MATPMKYICLFMFLAILTIAGLNQVDGAGECGKNTTPDMEAFKMAPCASAAQDENSSVSSQCCARVKKIGQNPACLCAVMLSNTAKSSGIKPEIAMTIPKRCNIADRPVGYKCGAYTLP comes from the exons ATGGCGACTCCAATGAAGTACATTTGCTTGTTTATGTTTCTTGCAATTCTCACCATTGCTGGGCTCAATCAAGTTGACGGGGCCGGTGAGTGTGGGAAAAACACCACTCCTGACATGGAGGCTTTCAAGATGGCTCCTTGTGCGTCAGCAGCACAGGATGAGAACTCTTCAGTTTCGAGCCAGTGCTGCGCTCGGGTGAAGAAAATTGGACAGAACCCAGCGTGCCTTTGTGCTGTTATGCTTTCCAACACTGCTAAGAGCTCTGGAATCAAGCCAGAAATTGCAATGACCATTCCCAAACGATGCAACATTGCTGATCGTCCCGTGGGCTACAAGTGTGGAG CTTATACTTTACCTTGA
- the LOC118052405 gene encoding dirigent protein 4 yields MEGMQVLGLALILYTITTHAHGQYYSQSGPYESLPEKTTNLHFFFHDTPSGKNPSAVLVARPNITTGQSVVPFGSLFVADDPLTVGPELTSEVIGNAQGLYVSSSQDIPSLVVYLDFGFTTGEFNGSSISVFSRNPITNTERELAVVGGRGKFRLARGFAQLKTYFINATNGDAIVEYNVTVIHY; encoded by the coding sequence ATGGAAGGCATGCAAGTTTTGGGTTTGGCTTTGATCCTTTACACGATCACCACGCATGCGCATGGTCAATATTACTCTCAGAGTGGGCCATATGAATCCTTACCAGAGAAAACAACCAATCTCCACTTCTTCTTCCACGACACACCCAGCGGTAAAAACCCTAGTGCTGTTCTTGTTGCCCGTCCCAACATCACCACGGGTCAGTCAGTAGTTCCGTTTGGGAGCCTATTTGTCGCTGATGATCCTCTTACAGTTGGGCCCGAACTGACCTCCGAGGTCATTGGGAATGCCCAGGGGCTGTATGTATCATCTAGTCAAGATATACCATCTCTAGTGGTATATTTAGATTTTGGATTCACCACCGGCGAATTTAATGGGAGCTCCATTAGTGTGTTTTCAAGAAATCCCATAACAAATACCGAGCGTGAGCTTGCCGTGGTTGGAGGGAGAGGAAAGTTCAGGTTGGCTAGAGGGTTTGCTCAGTTGAAGACTTACTTCATAAATGCAACCAATGGTGATGCCATTGTTGAGTATAATGTAACGGTGATTCATTATTAA
- the LOC118052403 gene encoding ras-related protein Rab2BV, producing MAYKVDHEYDYLFKIVLIGDSGVGKSNILSRFTRNEFCLESKSTIGVEFATRTLQVEGKTVKAQIWDTAGQERYRAITSAYYRGAVGALLVYDITKRQTFDNVQRWLRELRDHADSNIVIMLAGNKTDLNHLRSVSAEDAQMLAEKECLSFLETSALEASNVEKAFQTILLDIYQVISKKALAAQEAANSTGLPQGTTINIGNLSTNINKKACCSN from the exons atggcATACAAGGTGGATCATGAATACGATTATCTGTTCAAGATTGTGTTGATTGGAGATTCAGGTGTTGGAAAATCCAACATTCTTTCCAGATTTACTCGTAATGAATTCTGCTTGGAATCCAAGTCTACTATTGGTGTTGAGTTTGCAACGAGGACTCTTCAG GTAGAAGGGAAGACAGTGAAGGCACAAATATGGGACACGGCTGGCCAAGAAAGGTACAGAGCTATCACCAGTGCATACTACAGAGGTGCAGTTGGTGCGCTCTTGGTTTACGATATAACCAAGAGGCAAACATTTGATAATGTCCAGAGGTGGCTTCGTGAGCTAAGGGATCATGCAGACTCTAACATTGTCATCATGCTGGCCGGAAACAAAACTGATCTGAACCATCTCCGATCAGTCTCGGCAGAAGATGCTCAGATGCTTGCCGAGAAGGAATGCCTTTCATTTCTTGAGACTTCAGCTTTGGAAGCTTCCAACGTCGAGAAGGCATTCCAGACCATTTTGTTGGATATCTACCAAGTTATTAGCAAAAAGGCACTGGCAGCACAAGAGGCAGCTAACTCGACAGGACTTCCCCAGGGGACTACTATTAATATTGGAAATTTGTCCACGAATATCAACAAGAAAGCTTGTTGTTCTAATTAG
- the LOC118052248 gene encoding protein NRT1/ PTR FAMILY 5.6, producing the protein MEQLENRKAGREAKESDEEEKRVHDSSVDYKGRVPLRSSTGVWKASLFIITIEFSERLCNFGITANVISYLTKVIHQDLKTAAKSVNYWAGVTTMMPLFGGFLADAYTGRFSMVLLSSLVYLLGLSLLTMSQFIPSLKPCDVGGCEKARKIHEVAFFLAMYSISLGTGGHKPCLQSFGADQFDDDHAEERKKKLSFFNWWNIALCCGLFLGVTVIVYIEDNVSWGVAILILTITMAVTVATFYLGKPYYRYRLPEGSGLTPMLQVLVAAIRKRKLPSPSNPALLYEVPSYKIQGRLLGHTDRLTFLDKAAVLEEEEITNEMKHNPWRLATVTKVEEMKLVLSIIPIWLTSLPFGLCVVQTATFFVKQGATLNRKIGHNFEIPPASIYSLSAVGMIISVVIYDKILVPFLRRATGNERGISILKRIGSGMIFSVVTMSVAALVERKRQKIAEEDIDVLDGEKNVELPMSVFWLAPQFLILGLGDGFTLVGLQEFFYDQVPDSMRSLGMAFFLSVLGAGNFLSSFLITAVDHITEKDGKGWIGKDLNSSRLDKFYWLLAAINSVNIFAYVFFARRYTYKNVQRRVAATNLNKDDGMELMP; encoded by the exons ATGGAGCAACTGGAGAACAGGAAAGCAGGACGTGAAGCTAAAGAATCAGACGAGGAAGAGAAACGGGTTCATGATTCTTCCGTCGATTATAAGGGAAGAGTTCCTCTTCGAAGTTCAACTGGAGTCTGGAAAGCCTCTCTTTTTATCATCA CAATTGAGTTTAGTGAGAGGCTTTGCAACTTCGGAATAACTGCCAATGTCATCTCATACCTCACAAAAGTGATCCATCAAGACCTCAAAACAGCAGCAAAGAGTGTGAACTATTGGGCAGGAGTAACAACAATGATGCCCTTGTTTGGAGGGTTCCTAGCTGATGCCTACACAGGCCGGTTCTCAATGGTCCTGCTATCATCCCTCGTATATCTTTTG GGTCTGAGCCTCTTGACAATGTCCCAGTTCATTCCAAGTCTAAAACCATGCGATGTTGGGGGGTGTGAAAAGGCAAGAAAGATCCATGAAGTGGCTTTTTTCCTTGCTATGTATTCCATCTCCCTCGGAACAGGAGGTCACAAGCCATGCCTCCAGAGCTTCGGAGCTGATCAGTTCGATGATGATCACgctgaagaaaggaagaagaagctgTCTTTCTTCAATTGGTGGAACATTGCACTTTGTTGCGGCCTCTTCCTTGGAGTAACAGTCATAGTTTACATCGAAGACAACGTGAGCTGGGGTGTTGCAATCCTTATTCTCACTATTACAATGGCTGTTACTGTAGCAACATTCTATTTGGGAAAGCCTTATTACCGATATAGGTTACCAGAAGGGAGTGGTTTGACACCCATGTTGCAGGTTTTGGTTGCAGCTATAAGGAAGAGAAAATTACCTTCTCCTTCTAATCCTGCTCTTCTATATGAAGTCCCCAGTTATAAAATCCAAGGCAGACTTTTAGGACACACAGACAGGCTCAC GTTTCTAGATAAAGCTGCAGTGCTTGAAGAGGAGGAAATAACAAATGAGATGAAACATAACCCTTGGAGACTAGCAACAGTGACAAAAGTAGAGGAGATGAAGCTTGTTCTGAGCATAATTCCTATATGGTTAACTTCATTACCATTTGGATTATGTGTGGTACAAACAGCAACATTCTTTGTTAAACAAGGAGCTACGTTAAACAGAAAGATAGGTCACAATTTTGAGATCCCACCAGCCTCCATTTATTCTCTCTCGGCCGTCGGGATGATTATCTCTGTGGTCATCTATGACAAAATTCTTGTTCCATTTTTAAGGAGAGCCACCGGCAATGAAAGAGGCATTAGTATCCTCAAAAGAATTGGTAGTGGCATGATTTTTTCCGTAGTAACCATGTCGGTTGCAGCCTTGGTTGAAAGGAAGAGACAAAAGATTGCCGAAGAGGATATTGATGTGCTAGACGGAGAGAAAAATGTGGAATTGCCTATGAGCGTGTTCTGGCTGGCACCCCAATTCTTGATTCTTGGCCTGGGAGATGGGTTCACTTTGGTTGGCCTGCAAGAGTTTTTTTATGACCAAGTTCCTGATTCAATGAGAAGTTTGGGCATGGCTTTTTTTCTTAGTGTGCTTGGAGCTGGGAACTTTTTAAGTAGCTTTCTAATAACCGCCGTGGATCATATTACAGAGAAAGATGGCAAAGGTTGGATTGGCAAGGACCTGAACTCCAGTCGCTTGGACAAATTTTACTGGCTTTTGGCAGCCATCAATTCCGTGAATATATTTGCTTATGTGTTCTTCGCGAGGAGGTATACTTACAAAAATGTGCAGAGGAGGGTGGCTGCGACTAATTTGAACAAGGATGATGGGATGGAGTTGATGCCCTGA
- the LOC118052367 gene encoding uncharacterized protein: MENNRQVGASSFDHLFGPKDSSSSSSASSGIFGSIFPPPSKVPAGRDSGTTGNHVGNETYVNPDNAARKAKGESGGISGKGQSSVYQNETSEPSYFSSSIYYGGQENYSPRTKNSESQHVFKKDYGKDDPNGNDPNSASRGNWWQGSLYY, encoded by the exons ATGGAAAACAACAGGCAAGTCGGTGCTTCTTCTTTTGATCATCTTTTTGGTCCTAAAGACTCTTCCTCTTCATCGTCCGCCTCAAGTGGGATATTTGGGTCCATTTTCCCTCCTCCATCGAAG GTGCCAGCTGGAAGGGACTCTGGAACCACGGGTAATCATGTTGGGAATGAAACATATGTGAATCCAG ATAATGCCGCTCGGAAAGCCAAGGGAGAGAGCGGCGGCATAAGTGGCAAAGGCCAGAGTTCAGTTTATCAGAACGAAACGTCAGAACCAAGCTATTTTAGCTCGTCAATCTACTATGGGGGCCAAGAAAACTATTCCCCAAGGACCAAGAACTCAGAATCTCAACATGTT TTCAAGAAAGATTATGGAAAGGATGATCCGAATGGCAACGATCCAAACAGCGCTTCAAGAGGGAACTGGTGGCAGG GTTCACTGTATTATTAG